TATGGACCCGGAGGTTGAACAATCGGTGCGCGATGCCGTTGAGCACTGCAGAAACCTCGGGGCGGAAATTGTGGATGTCAGCCTGCCGAATGCAAAATATGCCATTGCTGTGTATTACATTATCGCCACAGCCGAGGCTTCGGCCAATCTGGCGCGTTTTGACGGTATTCGCTATGGCCGGCGCATCGACGGAAAAGATCCGGCGGATCTGTATGGAAAAACGCGCTCGGCGGGATTCGGTCCGGAAGTCAAACGCCGGATTATTCTGGGCACCTATGTGCTGAGCAGCGGGTATTACGATGCGTATTATAAAAAGGCGCAGAAAGTCCGCACGCTGATCCGCAATGATTTTACCGAGGCGTTCAAACAGTGCGACGCAATCCTGGCACCGGTCACGCCGACGCCGGCCTATAAAAAAGGCGATAAGACGGATGACCCGCTGAAGATGTATCTCGACGATATCCTGACGACGCCGATCAATCTGGCCGGCAACTGCGCACTGTCGCTGCCGTGCGGGTTTGCATCGAACGGCCTGCCGATCGGGCTGCAGATCATCGGCGACGCGTTTCAGGAAGACACCATTCTCAAAGTCGGGCATGCCTATGAGCAGACGACGGAGTGGCACACCCGTAAACCGGAGCTTTAATTGGGTTTACCACGGAGGGCGCGGAGGTCCACGGAGTATGGAGCACGAACAGTTAACTGAAAGAATTATAGGGGCGGCGATGAAGGTTCATTCTGCGCTGGGTCCCGGGCTGTTGGAGCGTGCTTATCACGCATGTTTGCTTCGCGAGTTGGAAAAACAGGATTTTTCGGTTTCTTCCGAGGTGATGTTGCCTTTGGAGTATGAGGGAGAAACCATTGATGCAGGATTTAGAATGGATTTGCTTGTGGAGGATTCAGTCATCGTTGAGCTGAAATCCGTCGAAAAGACACTACCCATTCATGAAGCACAGTTAATTACCTATTTAAAGTTAAGCGGGAAGAAAGTCGGACTGCTTATTAATTTTAATGTTTCACATCTAAAGGACGGGATTACACGCAGATTTAATTAAAACTCCGTGTATCTCCGCGACCTCTGTGGTGAATGAGGAAGAAATAATCATGGAATACGAAGCAACAATCGGTCTTGAAACCCACATCATGCAGAAGACAGCATCGAAGATGTTCTGCGCCTGCAAATATGAATACGGCGCGAAGCCGAACACCCACGTCTGTCCGGTCTGTCTGGGTTATCCCGGCGCGCTGCCGGTGATGAATGAAAAAGCCATTGAGCTGATCTGCAAAGCGGGGCTGCTGCTGGGTTGCGAAATCAATCCCTACAGCAAATGGGACCGTAAAAACTATTTTTATCCGGACATGGCCAAGAACTATCAGATCACCCAGGCCGACGAGCCGGTCTGTCTGGGCGGTGAAGTGACGGTTGAGGTGGAGGGCGAAATGAAAACCTTCACGCTCGAGCGGATTCATCAGGAGGAAAACGCGGCGAAAAATACGCACGTCGCCGGCGCATCGCTGGTGGATTACAACCGTGCCGGCACGGCGCTGATGGAAATTGTTTCCAATCCCTGTATGTCTTCAGCGGAAGATGCATTGGCCTATATGACGGCGGTTAAACAGATCATGCAGTACGGCGGCATTTCCAACTGCGACCAGGAAAAAGGGCAGATGCGTTCCGATGTGAATGTCTCGGTACGCCCGGTCGGCCAGAAGGAGCTGGGGGCCAAGGTTGAAATCAAAAACATGAACTCCTTCGCCTTTATCAAAGATGCCATCGAATACGAAATCGAGCGCCAGATTGCGGTGCTCGAAGCCGGTGGCAAGGTGGATCAGGAAACGCGCGGTTATAATCCGGATCGCGGCGAAACCTTTGTGCAGCGTACCAAAGAGAATGCGCACGATTACCGCTATTTCCCGGAACCGGACCTGATGCCGGTGAAAATCACGGCCGAACAGGTGGAGCAGTGGCGGTCCGAACTGCCGGAAATGCCGGCGCAGCGCCGGGCCCGCTATGTTTCCGAGCTGGGCCTGCCGGAATATGACGCCGGTGTGCTGACGGCCGATAAAGCGACGTCGGACTATTTTGAAGCCGTGATGGCGCACACCCAAAATGCCAAGGCGGTTTCGAATTTCATTATGGGCGAAATGCTGCGCCTGCTCTCGGAATCCGGTTCTTCCATCGAAGACTGCAAAGTGACGCCGGAAAAACTGGCCGAAATTATTGCACTGATCGATGCCAAGACGATCAATACCGGCGGCGGCAAACAGATCTTTGAAGTGATCTTTAATGAAGGCGGCGAGCCGAAAAAGATTATGGATGAAAAAGGTCTGGCACAGGTTTCCGATGATTCAGCGCTGGAAGGCTGGGCGGATGAGGCGATTGCGAATAACCCGAAACCGGTCGAGGAATACAAGGCCGGTAATGCGGCTTCCATCAACTTCCTGATGGGGCAGGTGATGAAGGCCAGTCGCGGCAAAGCCAACCCCGGTGCTGTGATGCAGATGCTCAAGCAGAAGCTCGACGGATAACTATCCACAGATTTCACGGATGACCTGGATTTAGAATCCTCTAATCTGGGTAATCTGTGGATTATAGAAATTTTTTGAGTGGGCAGTCTTTGCAGTTGGGTTTGCGGGCGGTGCAGTAATCTTTGCAGATCCGGACGATCAGGGCGTGGTATTCGTTAAAGAGTTGAACGTCTTCCGGCAGGTTGTCGGTGAAGAGTTTGGCAACGTCGTCGTATTTTGCTTTATCATCGATCCAACTGTGGCGTCGGCAGATTCGTTTAGTGTAGGCATCGACCACAAAGGCGGGCTGACGGGCGGCGTAGAGAATGATGCAGTCGGCGGTTTCCTTGCCAATGCCTTTCCAGGACAGCAGCTCGGTCCGAAGTGCAGCGCCTTCGAGGTTGAAAAGCTTATCGAGCGAGCCGTCGAATTTGTTCCGAAGGTTGGAAATCAGTTCCTGCAGGTAGTCCGCTTTCTGATTAAAGAAGCCGGCGGGCCGAATCCATTCCATCAGCTGTTCGCGCGGCGCATTTTCCAGCGATTGGAAATTGAGGGCCTGGTTTTTCCGAAGGTTGGAAAGGGCTTTCTCGACATTGGTCCAGGCGGTATTCTGGGTCAGAATGGCCCCGACGATCATTT
This is a stretch of genomic DNA from Pontiella agarivorans. It encodes these proteins:
- a CDS encoding GxxExxY protein, producing the protein MEHEQLTERIIGAAMKVHSALGPGLLERAYHACLLRELEKQDFSVSSEVMLPLEYEGETIDAGFRMDLLVEDSVIVELKSVEKTLPIHEAQLITYLKLSGKKVGLLINFNVSHLKDGITRRFN
- the gatB gene encoding Asp-tRNA(Asn)/Glu-tRNA(Gln) amidotransferase subunit GatB — translated: MEYEATIGLETHIMQKTASKMFCACKYEYGAKPNTHVCPVCLGYPGALPVMNEKAIELICKAGLLLGCEINPYSKWDRKNYFYPDMAKNYQITQADEPVCLGGEVTVEVEGEMKTFTLERIHQEENAAKNTHVAGASLVDYNRAGTALMEIVSNPCMSSAEDALAYMTAVKQIMQYGGISNCDQEKGQMRSDVNVSVRPVGQKELGAKVEIKNMNSFAFIKDAIEYEIERQIAVLEAGGKVDQETRGYNPDRGETFVQRTKENAHDYRYFPEPDLMPVKITAEQVEQWRSELPEMPAQRRARYVSELGLPEYDAGVLTADKATSDYFEAVMAHTQNAKAVSNFIMGEMLRLLSESGSSIEDCKVTPEKLAEIIALIDAKTINTGGGKQIFEVIFNEGGEPKKIMDEKGLAQVSDDSALEGWADEAIANNPKPVEEYKAGNAASINFLMGQVMKASRGKANPGAVMQMLKQKLDG
- a CDS encoding endonuclease III domain-containing protein, whose amino-acid sequence is MTPPIYDVYNTLFSHYGKQHWWPAESRFEMIVGAILTQNTAWTNVEKALSNLRKNQALNFQSLENAPREQLMEWIRPAGFFNQKADYLQELISNLRNKFDGSLDKLFNLEGAALRTELLSWKGIGKETADCIILYAARQPAFVVDAYTKRICRRHSWIDDKAKYDDVAKLFTDNLPEDVQLFNEYHALIVRICKDYCTARKPNCKDCPLKKFL